CGGCATCGTCGAACAGGCGCACCGGCGGTGGATGGGGCTCACGCTTGCTCGGCGCCACCTCCGGGTAGCGCAGGAGCTCGGCACGGACCAACGTGCCGCCGCGGCTGTCGATGGTCAGGCGCAGCACGTCGTTGCTGAGCGTGACGCGCCGGCCGGCCACCGATGGCGCGGTACCGGCCGGCACCGCGGCCGCGACGCTGGCAGCGGAAACCGGCACGTCGCCGGCCGGTCCGGAAGCAGCCGCGGCAGCGGCAGCGGGACCGGAAGCGGACGGGGATGCCGGGCGCGGGCCGTAATCCTTTTCCCAGGCCATCCACAGGAGATAGGCGACCGCCATCAGGGCGAACAGCAGGAAGGTGCGGGTCTGGGTCATCGGCGGGAAAGTCCGGTGGCCGGCCGCGCAGGGCGCGCCGGCTCGAGAGATGGCGGAAGAGAAGTCAACGCACGATTGTGCCGGCGCCCTCGGAAGGCTTCAACGCGGCCAGTCGCCGCCACAGCGTTTGCAGCTCGCCGGCGAGCACATCCCCCGGCTGGCCGGCGGCGGTGGCCTGTGCGATCACCAAGATGTCGAAGGCGGGCAAGAGTGCGCGCTCGCGGCGAAAGCTTTCGCGCACCAGGCGCTTGAGGCGGTTGCGTTCGACCGCGCGCTTGGACACGCGCCGCGACACGGCCAGGCCCAGTCTGGCCAGGCTGAGTCCGTTGGCGCGATAACGTACAGAAAAACAGCGGCCGCCGAGGCGGCCGCTGGTCTGTCGCAGGGCGAGGAAATCGGCGCTGCGGCGAAGCCGCGCCACGCGCGGCAAACCGGCGTCACGCACGCTTGCGAAACACTTACGGGATGAGACGCTTGCGGCCCTTGGCGCGGCGCGCATTGAGCACCTT
The DNA window shown above is from Aerosticca soli and carries:
- the rnpA gene encoding ribonuclease P protein component, with the translated sequence MARLRRSADFLALRQTSGRLGGRCFSVRYRANGLSLARLGLAVSRRVSKRAVERNRLKRLVRESFRRERALLPAFDILVIAQATAAGQPGDVLAGELQTLWRRLAALKPSEGAGTIVR